One window of the Equus caballus isolate H_3958 breed thoroughbred chromosome 2, TB-T2T, whole genome shotgun sequence genome contains the following:
- the NHSL3 gene encoding NHS-like protein 3 isoform X4: MIQRKGSTFRPHDSFPKSSGKSGRRRRERRSTVLGLPQHVQKELGLRIEREAPGTPRPPGPRDAVRIPTVDGRPVGLASATGARVSLQALEAEASTEAEAMLQRHIDRVYRDDTLVGRSTGARPPPVTRPMSLAVPGLTGGAGPPEPMSPAMSISPQATYLSKLIPHAVLPPTVDVVALGRCSLRTLSRCSLLSASPASVRSLGRFSSVSSPRPHSRHPSSSSDTWSHSQSSETIVSDGSTLSSKGGSEGRPESSVASNSVAPPPQGGSGRGSPSGGSTAEASDTVSIRSSGQLSGRSVSLRKLKRPPPPPRRTHSLHQRGSAAPDGPLGLPPKPERKQQPQLPRPPTTGGSEGMGAAPCPSTSAGSWVPGLSPGGSRRPPRSPERTLSPSSGYSSQSGTPTLPPKGLAGAPASPGKAQPPKPERVTSLRSPGASVSSSLTSLCSSSSDPAPSERSGPQMSTILGDRFVIPPHPKVPAPFSPPPSKPKSPNQAAPAPTAPAMVPGPISTTDASPESPPTPQTALTPPQESPLAAKDQSPPPSPPPSYHPPPPPTKKPEVVEEAPSAPEMAEEPLQDPNWPPPPPPAPEEQDLSMADFPPPEEAFFSVTGPECAGPSDPPETVSSVAALPPSATVSSQSQPHGTPDPPPAPPAPPPAGSVTGLLAKVPRKEPVGCNKGSGVPREDAGAPLVTPSLLQMVRLRSVGTPTVAPTPASGPLAPQKPLRRALSGRASPAPAASSGLHAAVRLKASSLAASEGPVSAQSNGPPEVEPRCPQSPASTASFIFSKGTKKLQLERSVSPETQADLQRNLVAELRSISEQRPPQAAKKPLKAPPPVARKPSVGVPVPASPSFPRAEPLTTPPTNGLPHAEDRTKGELAENGGVLQLVGPEEQKLGLPSSDPQKELV, from the exons ATGATCCAGCGCAAAG GCTCCACCTTCCGACCCCATGACTCATTTCCCAAATCATCTGGGAAGTCCGGGCGCCGGCGGCGGGAGAGGCGGAGCACCGTCCTGGGACTGCCGCAGCACGTGCAGAAGGAACTCG GCCTGCGGATTGAGCGTGAGGCACCAGGCACTCCTCGGCCTCCTGGTCCACGGGATGCTGTGCGCATCCCCACGGTGGATGGCCGCCCAGTGGGCTTGGCCTCAGCGACAGGGGCCCGGGTGTCCCTGCAGGCACTGGAGGCAGAGGCCAGTACCGAGGCAGAGGCCATGCTGCAGCGCCACATCGACCGTGTTTACCGGGATGACACCCTTGTTGGACGATCCACAGGGGCCCGGCCCCCACCAGTGACCCGACCCATGTCCCTAGCAGTGCCTGGACTGACAGGAGGGGCAGGGCCTCCAGAGCCCATGAGCCCAGCTATGTCCATCTCGCCCCAGGCTACCTACTTGTCGAAGTTGATCCCACATGCTGTGCTGCCACCCACGGTGGACGTGGTggccctgggccgctgcagcctGCGCACACTGAGCCGCTGCAGCCTGCTCTCGGCCAGCCCGGCCTCTGTCCGCTCACTGGGCCGCTTCTCCTCGGTCTCCAGCCCACGGCCCCACAGCCGCCACCCTTCCTCTTCCAGTGACACCTGGAGCCACTCTCAGTCCTCTGAGACCATTGTGTCTGATGGCTCCACCCTTTCCTCTAAGGGTGGCTCTGAGGGCCGGCCAGAGAGCTCTGTGGCTAGCAATAGTGTGGCACCCCCTCCCCAGGGGGGCAGCGGGAGGGGCTCTCCCAGTGGGGGCAGCACAGCTGAGGCCTCAGACACTGTCAGCATTCGGAGTAGTGGGCAGTTGTCTGGCCGGAGTGTGTCCCTACGTAAGTTGAAGCGGCCGCCACCACCTCCCCGCCGGACCCACTCGCTCCATCAGCGGGGCTCAGCAGCACCTGATGGGCCCTTGGGGCTGCCTCCCAAGCCTGAGCGGAAGCAGCAGCCACAGTTGCCTCGGCCGCCCACCACTGGTGGGTCAGAAGGGATGGGGGCAGCACCTTGTCCATCCACCTCAGCAGGCAGCTGGGTGCCTGGCTTATCTCCGGGTGGCTCTCGGCGCCCCCCGCGCTCCCCAGAACGGACGCTGTCACCCTCCAGTGGATACTCGAGCCAAAGTGGTACCCCTACCCTCCCTCCCAAGGGTCTAGCAGGGGCCCCTGCTTCCCCAGGCAAGGCTCAACCCCCTAAACCAGAGCGAGTCACTTCCCTTCGATCTCCTGgggcctctgtctcctcctccctcacgTCTCtatgctcctcctcctctgacccAGCCCCCTCAGAACGCTCTGGTCCACAGATGTCAACCATCCTGGGTGACAGGTTTGTCATACCTCCTCACCCCAAGGtgcctgcccccttctccccacctccctccaagCCCAAGAGCCCTAACCAAGCTGCCCCTGCTCCGACTGCCCCTGCTATGGTCCCTGGGCCAATCTCTACCACTGATGCCAGTCCTGAATCCCCCCCCACTCCCCAGACAGCCCTGACTCCACCACAGGAGTCTCCCCTTGCCGCCAAAGACCAGTCACCCCCACCATCTCCACCCCCATCTTATCATCCACCCCCCCCACCCACTAAGAAGCCAGAGGTGGTTGAGGAGGCCCCATCTGCCCCAGAGATGGCTGAGGAGCCCCTCCAAGATCCCAACTGGCCCCCTCCGCCACCTCCTGCACCCGAGGAGCAGGACCTGTCCATGGCTGACTTCCCTCCACCTGAGGAGGCCTTTTTCTCTGTGACGGGCCCTGAGTGTGCAGGTCCTTCAGACCCCCCGGAAACTGTCAGTTCCGTGGCTGCTTTGCCCCCCTCAGCTACTGTCTCTTCCCAGAGCCAGCCCCATGGTACCCCAGAccctcctccagctccaccagccccacctcctgCTGGTTCTGTCACAGGGCTTCTGGCCAAGGTCCCTCGGAAAGAACCCGTGGGCTGCAACAAGGGCAGTGGGGTTCCCAGGGAGGATGCTGGTGCACCTCTGGTCACGCCCTCGCTCCTGCAGATGGTTCGGCTGCGCTCTGTGGGCACTCCCACAGTGGCTCCAACCCCAGCATCAGGGCCGTTGGCCCCCCAGAAGCCACTACGAAGGGCCCTGTCAGGGCGGGCCAGCCCAGCACCTGCCGCCTCCTCAGGGCTCCATGCTGCTGTCCGACTCAAGGCCTCCAGTCTGGCTGCCAGCGAGGGCCCTGTGAGTGCCCAGTCCAATGGACCACCTGAGGTAGAGCCACGGTGTCCCCAGTCCCCTGCCTCTACGGCCAGCTTCATCTTCTCCAAGGGCACTAAGAAGCTGCAGCTGGAGCGGTCTGTGTCCCCTGAGACCCAGGCAGACCTTCAGCGGAATCTGGTGGCTGAACTTCGGAGCATCTCGGAGCAACGGCCACCCCAGGCTGCAAAGAAGCCACTTAAGGCTCCCCCACCCGTGGCCCGCAAGCCCTCTGTGGGAGTCCCCGTACCTGCCTCCCCCAGCTTTCCTCGGGCTGAGCCTCTTACTACTCCTCCCACCAACGGGCTCCCCCATGCCGAGGACAGGACTAAGGGGGAGCTGGCGGAGAATGGAGGTGTCCTGCAGCTGGTGGGTCCAGAGGAGCAGAAGCTGGGCCTGCCTAGCTCAG ACCCCCAGAAAGAGCTGGTCTGA